One segment of Polaribacter huanghezhanensis DNA contains the following:
- a CDS encoding 2-hydroxyacid dehydrogenase, whose product MKILHLDSNHPLLLNQLNELGFTNDEDYSSSKDEIEAKIHLYDGIIIRSRFSIDKFFLDKATNLKFIGRVGAGLENIDCEYAQQKNIHLISAPEGNRNAVGEHALGMLLSLFNKLNKADTEVRNGKWLREDNRGIELDGKTIGLIGYGNMGKSFAKKLRGFDVKVLCYDIKPNVGDENCTQVSLEEIQEKADVLSLHTPQTNLTTNMIHTDFINQFKKPFWLINTARGKSVVTKDLVEALKSEKILGAGLDVLEYEKASFENLFKNNVISSLSTSLKTSSIEMPKAFNYLIQSKNVLLTPHIAGWTVESNQKLAQTIVDKIKQKFH is encoded by the coding sequence ATGAAAATTCTACATTTAGATTCTAATCATCCATTATTGTTAAACCAACTGAACGAGTTAGGTTTTACAAACGATGAAGATTATTCGTCTTCAAAAGATGAAATAGAAGCTAAAATTCATTTGTATGACGGAATTATCATCAGAAGTAGATTTTCTATTGACAAATTTTTTTTAGACAAAGCTACCAACTTAAAATTTATTGGACGCGTTGGTGCGGGATTAGAAAATATTGATTGTGAATATGCACAACAAAAAAACATCCATTTAATTTCTGCTCCAGAAGGAAACAGGAATGCTGTTGGAGAACATGCTTTAGGAATGTTACTTTCTTTATTCAACAAATTAAACAAAGCCGATACCGAAGTTAGAAACGGAAAATGGTTGCGAGAAGATAATCGCGGAATTGAATTAGACGGAAAAACGATTGGTTTGATTGGGTATGGAAATATGGGGAAATCTTTTGCAAAAAAACTAAGAGGCTTTGATGTAAAAGTTTTATGCTATGACATCAAACCAAATGTTGGTGACGAAAATTGCACACAAGTTTCACTTGAAGAAATCCAAGAAAAAGCGGATGTGTTGAGTTTACACACGCCACAAACAAATTTGACTACTAATATGATACACACTGATTTTATCAATCAATTTAAAAAACCCTTTTGGTTGATCAATACCGCAAGAGGAAAATCGGTTGTGACCAAAGATTTGGTTGAAGCTTTAAAATCAGAAAAAATTTTAGGCGCAGGGTTGGATGTGTTGGAATACGAAAAAGCATCGTTTGAGAATTTATTCAAAAACAATGTCATATCCAGCCTTTCGACTTCGCTCAAGACAAGCTCTATCGAGATGCCAAAAGCTTTCAACTATTTAATTCAGTCTAAAAACGTATTGTTAACGCCGCATATTGCTGGTTGGACGGTTGAAAGTAATCAAAAATTAGCACAAACTATTGTAGACAAAATCAAACAGAAGTTTCACTAA
- a CDS encoding TM2 domain-containing protein, producing the protein MEILDKNGNPIQKHESKRVISGILGIILGALGIHKFILGYTTEGIVMLLLSVVTCGIGAYFMGLIGLIEGIIYLTKSDEEFIQVYQENKKGWF; encoded by the coding sequence ATGGAAATACTTGACAAAAACGGAAATCCAATTCAGAAACATGAAAGCAAAAGAGTGATTAGTGGAATTTTAGGAATTATATTAGGTGCTCTTGGAATACATAAATTTATTTTAGGATACACAACAGAAGGCATCGTTATGTTATTGTTGTCTGTGGTTACTTGTGGTATTGGAGCTTACTTTATGGGGTTAATTGGTTTAATTGAGGGCATTATTTACCTAACAAAATCTGATGAAGAATTTATTCAAGTTTATCAAGAAAACAAAAAAGGTTGGTTTTAA
- a CDS encoding O-methyltransferase, which produces MHFLPEKIDDYVVKHSQKEPQILKELSKETWQKVLNPRMLSGAFQGRILSMISKLIRPKRVLEIGTYTGYSALSIAEGLHPDGKIFTIDKNEELCSLQEKYFQKSGFKNQIKQFVGNALEIIPTIDEKFDLVFIDADKSNYINYFHLIIDKMNAGGIILSDNVLWSGKVVEKLDPKDLDTKVLLEYNLLLNSDERLETVLLPIRDGLTISRVK; this is translated from the coding sequence ATGCATTTTTTACCCGAAAAAATAGATGATTATGTTGTAAAACATTCTCAAAAAGAACCACAAATTTTAAAGGAATTATCTAAAGAAACTTGGCAAAAAGTATTGAATCCTAGAATGTTAAGTGGTGCTTTTCAAGGAAGAATTTTATCGATGATTTCTAAATTAATTCGACCTAAAAGGGTTTTAGAAATAGGAACGTATACAGGTTATTCTGCATTGAGTATTGCCGAAGGTTTGCATCCTGATGGGAAAATTTTTACGATTGATAAAAACGAAGAATTGTGTAGTTTGCAAGAAAAATATTTTCAAAAATCGGGTTTTAAAAACCAGATTAAACAATTTGTTGGCAATGCGTTGGAAATCATTCCAACAATTGATGAGAAATTCGATTTGGTTTTTATTGATGCAGATAAATCAAATTACATCAACTATTTTCATTTGATTATTGATAAAATGAATGCTGGCGGAATTATTTTATCTGACAATGTACTTTGGAGCGGAAAAGTGGTAGAAAAATTAGATCCAAAAGATTTAGACACAAAAGTCTTGTTGGAATATAATTTGTTATTGAATTCTGACGAAAGATTAGAAACCGTTTTGTTGCCAATAAGAGACGGATTGACAATAAGTAGAGTGAAATAA
- a CDS encoding nuclear transport factor 2 family protein: protein MKKSITLLLLVTLTFSLNAQKRGEKKAVRVAVQNFFKGFHKGDTLLLKKTISKDIIAQTTFTNQKGINELKSTPKAYETLINFAKSVKPTDTYDEKILSYTIHVDGNLASVWTLYEFYNNEKFSHCGVNSFQLFNNNGNWEIIYLVDTRRKNDCKAPQK from the coding sequence ATGAAAAAATCAATCACACTTTTACTTTTAGTAACGCTTACATTTTCTTTAAATGCTCAAAAAAGAGGAGAAAAAAAAGCAGTTAGAGTTGCAGTACAAAATTTTTTTAAAGGATTTCATAAAGGAGATACTTTACTTTTAAAGAAAACTATTAGTAAAGACATTATAGCACAAACAACTTTTACAAATCAAAAAGGAATTAATGAGCTAAAATCTACACCAAAAGCGTATGAAACTTTAATAAATTTTGCTAAAAGCGTAAAACCAACAGATACTTATGATGAAAAAATACTTTCTTACACCATTCATGTTGATGGAAATTTAGCTTCCGTTTGGACGCTTTACGAGTTTTATAACAACGAAAAATTCAGTCATTGTGGTGTAAATTCATTTCAATTATTTAACAATAATGGCAATTGGGAAATTATATATTTGGTAGATACACGAAGAAAAAACGATTGTAAAGCGCCGCAAAAATAG
- a CDS encoding sigma-70 family RNA polymerase sigma factor has translation MTENTTKHTLDPNTWIDKYADYLFNYAVVRVNDSDIAKDLVQETFFAGLKSAKNFEGKAAERTWLVAILKRKVIDYYRKINSKKGKAEVRMNFYEDSDNEGRWIEERVPQTWGNDADKMIETAELKSAIDQCIDNLPEKYALVFRMKTIQEFETEEICKELNITASNLWVIIHRARTQLRKCMEDNWFNS, from the coding sequence ATGACAGAAAATACGACAAAACACACTTTAGATCCAAATACATGGATTGATAAATACGCAGATTATTTATTTAATTATGCAGTTGTTCGTGTAAATGATAGTGACATCGCGAAAGATTTAGTGCAAGAAACTTTTTTTGCAGGATTAAAATCCGCCAAAAATTTTGAAGGAAAAGCGGCAGAAAGAACTTGGTTGGTCGCAATTTTGAAACGGAAAGTAATAGATTATTATCGTAAGATAAATTCTAAAAAAGGAAAGGCCGAAGTTAGAATGAATTTTTACGAAGACAGCGATAATGAAGGTCGTTGGATTGAAGAACGTGTTCCTCAAACTTGGGGAAATGATGCCGATAAAATGATTGAAACAGCAGAATTAAAATCTGCAATAGATCAGTGTATCGATAATTTACCAGAAAAATACGCGCTCGTTTTTAGAATGAAAACGATTCAAGAATTTGAAACAGAAGAAATCTGTAAGGAGTTAAATATAACTGCGTCAAATCTTTGGGTTATCATTCATAGAGCAAGAACACAGCTTAGAAAATGTATGGAAGATAACTGGTTTAATAGTTAA
- a CDS encoding tetratricopeptide repeat-containing sensor histidine kinase, with protein sequence MNFKTPICIISLFCCVIVFSQQKEMLQKKDSIHYFLENAKGKNQLKDLKKAVVLSEELEIDSLIMISNVALGLQSYFKNKTEGLDVAQHNLYKLYLKSKDSFALAKAYHYKALIHLLNFKKDSSLYYYIESKNISAKIKDSLEVGRRLLSMSNIQRDGKDYLGSELSAVEGLQYLEPIKDYKYTGYLINCLGLSAFRTKKYNEARKYFNIYFKLSQKNPDKSKRYFGLFNFYNNSALSYVKEKNDDKGIEFFKKALKMNSLEIKHPDLYAKALDNLSNAYLSKGELSTVLDQLKAANKIKTRIKDISGLASNHHHYFLYYSQINNPKKALYHANKALRYAKQSKFTRREISILLSLANSKFIKPKEANIYLHSYIKLNDSILEYEKTLKNQFAKIRYETGKKEKENFELKVENDKKQLEIEQEKQQKIISFLLSIGSLLLLAFSFLIFKNRRKKVAFETQLQKAEVREHERQQIAKSLHDEVAGDLRMLHQQLEQTKQIDVANKLDKVKNNVRNLSHQLSSVHFNEVIFKDQMINLISDYFSLECKITIRGLKENDWTSIANPIKRTLYLSARESLQNAKKYAKAIQIKIELKQDKNNVYLTIEDNGVGFNFAKKANGIGLKNQRERIEELNGNIEIISVINKGTTIKIETPIHV encoded by the coding sequence ATGAACTTTAAAACCCCAATATGTATCATATCCCTTTTTTGTTGTGTAATTGTTTTTTCACAACAAAAAGAAATGCTGCAAAAAAAAGATTCAATCCATTATTTTTTAGAGAACGCCAAAGGTAAAAACCAGCTGAAAGATTTAAAAAAAGCAGTTGTTTTATCCGAAGAACTAGAAATAGACTCTTTAATTATGATTTCTAATGTAGCGTTAGGATTACAAAGCTATTTTAAAAATAAAACAGAAGGATTAGATGTTGCTCAACACAATTTATACAAATTATATTTAAAATCTAAAGATTCTTTTGCTTTGGCAAAAGCGTATCATTATAAAGCATTAATACATCTTCTAAATTTTAAAAAAGACAGTTCGTTATACTATTATATAGAGTCAAAAAATATTTCTGCAAAGATTAAAGATTCTTTAGAGGTGGGAAGACGTTTGTTAAGCATGTCTAATATACAACGAGACGGAAAAGATTATTTAGGGTCAGAATTATCAGCAGTAGAAGGCTTACAATATTTAGAGCCAATTAAAGATTATAAATACACGGGTTATTTGATTAATTGCCTTGGATTGTCTGCGTTTAGAACAAAAAAATATAATGAGGCTAGAAAATATTTTAATATCTATTTTAAATTAAGTCAAAAAAATCCAGATAAATCAAAAAGATATTTTGGGCTTTTTAACTTTTATAATAACTCAGCATTGTCATATGTTAAAGAAAAAAACGATGACAAAGGAATTGAGTTTTTTAAAAAAGCATTAAAAATGAATAGTTTGGAGATCAAACATCCAGATCTTTATGCAAAAGCTTTAGATAATTTATCAAACGCTTATTTATCAAAAGGGGAATTATCAACTGTTTTAGATCAATTAAAAGCGGCTAATAAGATTAAAACTAGAATCAAAGATATTAGCGGACTCGCCTCAAATCATCATCATTATTTTTTATATTATTCTCAAATTAACAATCCCAAGAAGGCTTTGTATCATGCAAACAAAGCATTGAGGTACGCAAAGCAATCTAAATTTACAAGAAGAGAAATAAGCATACTTTTAAGTCTTGCAAATTCAAAATTTATTAAACCTAAAGAGGCCAATATTTATTTACATAGCTATATAAAACTTAATGATAGTATTTTAGAATATGAAAAAACGCTGAAAAATCAATTTGCTAAAATACGCTACGAAACAGGTAAAAAAGAGAAGGAAAATTTTGAGTTAAAAGTAGAAAATGATAAAAAACAATTAGAGATTGAGCAAGAAAAACAACAAAAAATTATTAGTTTTTTATTGTCAATAGGAAGTTTACTTCTTTTAGCATTTAGTTTTTTGATTTTTAAGAACAGAAGAAAAAAAGTAGCTTTTGAAACTCAATTGCAAAAAGCAGAAGTTAGAGAGCACGAGCGACAACAAATTGCCAAATCTTTACATGATGAAGTTGCAGGAGATTTAAGAATGTTGCATCAACAATTAGAGCAAACAAAACAGATTGACGTTGCAAACAAATTAGATAAAGTTAAAAATAATGTTCGTAATTTGTCTCATCAATTAAGTAGTGTACATTTTAATGAGGTTATTTTTAAGGATCAAATGATTAATTTAATTAGCGATTATTTTTCTTTAGAATGTAAAATTACAATTCGCGGATTAAAAGAAAACGACTGGACATCGATTGCAAATCCGATTAAAAGAACCTTGTATTTAAGTGCTAGAGAAAGTTTGCAAAATGCAAAGAAATATGCAAAAGCAATACAGATAAAGATTGAATTAAAGCAGGATAAAAACAATGTCTATTTAACAATTGAAGACAATGGAGTTGGCTTTAATTTTGCTAAAAAAGCAAACGGAATTGGGTTAAAAAATCAAAGAGAAAGAATTGAAGAATTAAACGGAAACATAGAAATTATAAGCGTTATAAATAAAGGAACCACTATTAAAATTGAAACCCCCATTCATGTCTAA
- a CDS encoding D-alanyl-D-alanine carboxypeptidase, with product MFKKGLFSLLIIAFFANCKTAKLKRTISKKVTTSFYENQFTGIYIFDVKANKEVYNYNGEKYFTPASNIKIFTLFTGLTMLPDSIPAFKYAVNKDTITIQGTGDPTFLHNYFKDSTALKMIDNYAKANIIINNSTDKRFGPGWAWEDFDSYFSAERSAFPMYGNVITIQNEDSIIVQPAFYQSKIKITKDFYGRDEYKNNFYFRKDQKMETEIPMLIDSTLIATLWNVIAPNKVSIIKSSALKPSTIAYSVSSDSLYRRMMEVSDNFLAEQILVLASSTLSDTLSSKKVRKYMLENALKDLKQQPRWVDGSGLSRYNLCTPISFVEVLTKLYKTIPQNRLFHLFPVGGEFGTIKDWYAGTDKPYVFAKTGTVGNNYNVSGYLLTNSGKVLIFSFMNNHFKKTNDEIRTQMQTTFEWLRDYY from the coding sequence ATGTTTAAAAAAGGACTCTTCAGCCTTCTAATCATCGCTTTTTTTGCCAATTGTAAAACAGCAAAATTAAAAAGAACTATTTCTAAAAAAGTAACTACTTCCTTTTATGAAAATCAGTTTACGGGTATTTACATTTTTGATGTAAAAGCAAATAAAGAAGTGTATAATTACAATGGAGAAAAGTATTTTACACCAGCTAGTAATATAAAAATATTTACCCTATTTACGGGTTTAACCATGTTACCAGATTCAATTCCGGCTTTTAAATACGCAGTAAATAAAGACACCATTACCATCCAAGGAACTGGAGATCCCACTTTTTTACACAATTATTTTAAAGACAGTACCGCTTTAAAAATGATTGACAACTACGCAAAAGCCAATATCATTATTAATAATAGTACTGATAAGCGTTTTGGTCCAGGTTGGGCTTGGGAAGATTTCGATTCGTATTTTAGTGCAGAACGAAGCGCTTTTCCGATGTACGGAAATGTTATTACCATTCAGAATGAAGATTCTATAATTGTGCAACCCGCTTTTTATCAATCTAAAATAAAAATAACGAAAGATTTTTACGGAAGAGATGAATACAAAAACAATTTTTACTTTAGAAAAGACCAAAAAATGGAAACTGAAATTCCGATGTTAATTGATTCTACATTGATTGCTACCTTATGGAATGTAATTGCGCCGAATAAAGTTTCCATCATTAAATCATCAGCATTAAAACCTTCAACAATTGCGTATAGCGTTTCTTCGGATAGTTTGTACCGACGCATGATGGAAGTGAGCGACAACTTTTTAGCCGAACAAATTTTAGTCTTGGCATCGTCAACGTTGTCGGACACCTTAAGTTCTAAAAAAGTGAGAAAATACATGTTAGAAAATGCATTGAAAGATTTAAAACAACAACCTCGTTGGGTAGACGGTTCTGGGTTGAGTAGATACAATTTATGTACGCCCATTTCTTTTGTAGAAGTGTTAACCAAGTTGTATAAAACGATTCCGCAAAACCGTTTGTTTCATTTATTTCCTGTTGGAGGAGAATTCGGAACGATAAAAGATTGGTATGCGGGTACAGACAAACCCTATGTATTTGCTAAAACAGGAACAGTTGGAAATAATTACAACGTAAGTGGTTATTTACTCACAAACTCAGGAAAAGTGTTGATTTTTAGTTTTATGAACAATCATTTTAAGAAAACAAATGATGAAATTAGAACTCAAATGCAAACTACTTTTGAATGGTTGCGGGATTATTATTAA
- the panB gene encoding 3-methyl-2-oxobutanoate hydroxymethyltransferase → MSVAKKQYKRVTTKSLVDMKANGQKISMLTAYDYTMAKIVDGAGIDVILVGDSASNVMAGHETTLPITLDQMIYHASSVVRGIERSLVVVDLPFGSYQSDPKEALRSAIRIMKESGGHSVKLEGGKEVKESIKRILNAGIPVMGHLGLTPQSIYKFGTYTVRAKEEEEAEKLLEDAMLLERIGCFAIVLEKVPAALAQKVAESISIPVIGIGAGGGVDGQVLVTHDMLGMTHEFNPRFLRRYSDLYDGMTSAFQQYNADVKSRDFPNESEQY, encoded by the coding sequence ATGTCTGTTGCAAAAAAACAATATAAAAGAGTTACCACAAAATCATTAGTAGATATGAAAGCTAATGGTCAAAAAATATCAATGTTAACTGCCTACGATTATACCATGGCAAAAATTGTTGATGGCGCCGGAATTGATGTCATTTTAGTTGGCGATTCTGCCTCTAATGTAATGGCTGGTCATGAAACTACGTTGCCAATTACTTTAGATCAAATGATTTATCATGCAAGTTCTGTTGTTCGAGGAATTGAGCGTAGTTTGGTAGTGGTAGATTTGCCTTTTGGTAGTTATCAATCCGATCCAAAAGAAGCCTTGCGTTCTGCCATCAGAATTATGAAAGAATCAGGCGGACATTCAGTAAAATTAGAAGGCGGAAAAGAAGTAAAAGAATCGATTAAAAGAATATTAAATGCTGGAATTCCTGTAATGGGACATTTGGGTTTAACACCGCAATCTATTTATAAATTCGGAACGTATACTGTTAGAGCAAAAGAGGAAGAAGAAGCAGAAAAATTATTAGAAGACGCAATGTTGTTAGAACGAATTGGTTGTTTTGCAATTGTTTTAGAGAAAGTTCCTGCTGCTTTGGCACAAAAAGTTGCTGAAAGCATTTCAATTCCTGTAATTGGCATTGGCGCTGGTGGCGGAGTTGACGGCCAGGTATTAGTTACACACGATATGTTGGGAATGACACACGAATTTAATCCTCGTTTTTTACGTAGATATTCTGATTTATACGATGGAATGACTTCTGCTTTTCAACAATACAATGCGGATGTTAAAAGTAGAGATTTCCCAAATGAAAGTGAGCAATATTAA
- a CDS encoding Sec-independent protein translocase subunit TatA/TatB — translation MNTIFLFIGGPEIMVIGLIVVMLFGADKIPEIARGLGKGMRQLKDATNDIKREINETAEKQGIDTSITKEITEEINKVKDDITGPIKRNR, via the coding sequence ATGAATACAATTTTTTTATTTATAGGAGGTCCAGAAATTATGGTTATTGGTTTAATCGTAGTTATGCTATTTGGTGCCGATAAGATTCCAGAAATTGCTCGTGGTTTGGGTAAAGGGATGCGTCAGTTAAAAGATGCTACAAACGACATCAAAAGAGAAATCAACGAAACTGCTGAAAAACAAGGAATTGACACTAGCATCACAAAAGAAATAACTGAAGAAATTAACAAAGTAAAAGACGATATTACGGGGCCAATAAAACGAAATAGGTAA
- a CDS encoding RNA methyltransferase, which translates to MRKLKNSELGRISVDEFKEVAKTPLIVVLDNIRSLNNVGAVFRTSDAFLIEKIYLCGITATPPNKEIHKTALGATESVAWEYVKDTLTLIQKLKDSKIKIVSIEQAENSTMLNEFIPEKNQKYAVVMGNEVKGVQQDVVSASDFCVEIPQLGTKHSLNISVSCGVVLWDLYNKMK; encoded by the coding sequence ATGAGAAAACTAAAAAATAGCGAATTAGGTAGAATCTCCGTGGATGAGTTTAAAGAAGTTGCAAAAACGCCTTTAATTGTAGTGCTAGATAATATTAGAAGTTTAAACAATGTGGGTGCTGTTTTTAGAACTTCGGATGCTTTTTTGATTGAAAAAATTTATCTCTGCGGAATTACCGCAACTCCGCCAAATAAAGAAATTCATAAAACCGCATTGGGCGCAACAGAATCTGTTGCGTGGGAATATGTAAAAGATACGTTGACGCTTATTCAAAAATTAAAGGATTCAAAGATTAAAATAGTATCTATAGAACAAGCAGAAAATAGTACAATGTTGAACGAATTTATTCCAGAGAAAAATCAGAAATATGCCGTTGTTATGGGAAATGAAGTAAAAGGGGTACAACAAGATGTAGTTTCAGCTTCTGATTTTTGTGTTGAAATTCCGCAATTAGGCACAAAACACTCGCTAAATATTTCTGTAAGTTGTGGTGTTGTTTTGTGGGATTTATATAATAAGATGAAATAA
- the mutS gene encoding DNA mismatch repair protein MutS — MAKATTKKVTPLMKQYNAIKVKYPDAMLLFRVGDFYETFGEDAKKAARVLGITLTKRGAGSETETALAGFPHHSINTYLPKLVKAGMRVAICDQLEDPKMTKTIVKRGVTELVTPGVALNDEVLNTKTNNFLAAVHFDKKQLGVSFLDVSTGEYLVAQGNEEYIDKLLQNFSPSEVLVEKRHKQQFLELFEDRFYTFYLDDWVFQTEYAQETLQNHFKVKSLKGFGIQELSSGIIAAGAVLFYLSETQHKQLSHIQNISRIAEDNYVWMDRFTVRNLELYHGTSNNSVTLLDIIDATISPMGGRLLKRWLALPLKNIKEIQQRHETVNYLINSDDFFETVTYQIKQISDIERLISKVATGKASPREVVYLKNSLQAIIPIKVAAEKSTNASVKQIGKSLNNCSELIAKISETIFDDAPVNINKGNAIANGVSQELDDLRAISTSGKEYLDNMLARETEQTGITSLKIAFNNVFGYYIEVRNTHKDKVPEEWIRKQTLVNAERYITEELKEYETKILGAEEKIQTLEQEIFAKLIQYIINFVQPIQQNANGIAKLDCLLSFAKTAIDNNYVRPILDESTDLEIKNGRHPVIEKQLPIGEEYIANDVVLNRNQQQIIMITGPNMSGKSAILRQTALIVLLAQMGSYVPAQNARIGVVDKIFTRVGASDNISMGESTFMVEMNETASILNNISERSLVLLDEIGRGTSTYDGISIAWAIAEYLHEHPSQAKTLFATHYHELNDMTETFSRVKNFNVSVKELKDTIIFLRKLVAGGSNHSFGIHVAKLAGMPTQVIHRANKILEQLEKNHSNKEVKETLKTVQHEEMQLSFFQLDDPLLENIKEEILSTNIDTLTPIEALMKLNEIKRMLVKK; from the coding sequence TTGGCAAAAGCAACCACAAAAAAGGTAACTCCATTAATGAAACAATACAATGCCATCAAGGTGAAATATCCTGATGCTATGTTGTTGTTTAGAGTGGGCGATTTTTATGAAACCTTTGGTGAAGATGCAAAAAAAGCCGCACGTGTTTTAGGAATTACGCTAACAAAACGTGGCGCAGGAAGTGAAACCGAAACTGCCTTGGCTGGTTTTCCACATCATTCGATAAACACCTATTTACCAAAGTTGGTAAAAGCTGGAATGCGAGTGGCCATTTGTGATCAATTAGAAGATCCAAAAATGACCAAAACCATTGTAAAACGTGGAGTTACAGAATTAGTTACGCCGGGTGTTGCTTTGAATGATGAAGTTTTAAATACCAAAACAAATAACTTTTTAGCGGCGGTTCATTTTGACAAGAAACAACTTGGAGTTTCATTTTTAGATGTTTCTACTGGAGAATATTTAGTAGCACAAGGAAATGAAGAATACATTGATAAATTATTACAAAATTTTAGTCCGAGTGAAGTTTTGGTTGAAAAAAGACACAAGCAACAATTTCTTGAACTCTTTGAGGATCGTTTTTATACATTTTACTTAGATGATTGGGTTTTTCAAACAGAATATGCCCAAGAAACTTTGCAAAATCATTTCAAAGTAAAAAGTTTAAAAGGTTTCGGAATTCAAGAATTATCTAGCGGAATTATCGCCGCCGGAGCGGTATTGTTTTATTTATCAGAAACACAGCACAAACAGTTATCGCACATCCAAAACATCTCAAGAATTGCAGAAGATAATTATGTTTGGATGGACAGATTTACGGTCAGAAATTTAGAATTGTATCACGGAACTTCTAATAATTCTGTGACACTTTTAGATATTATTGATGCAACTATTTCTCCGATGGGCGGACGCTTATTAAAACGTTGGCTGGCATTGCCTTTAAAGAATATAAAAGAAATTCAACAGCGACATGAAACCGTAAATTATTTGATTAATTCTGATGATTTCTTTGAAACCGTTACCTATCAAATCAAACAAATAAGTGATATTGAACGGTTGATTTCTAAAGTAGCAACTGGTAAAGCATCGCCAAGAGAAGTTGTGTACTTAAAAAATTCTTTACAAGCGATTATTCCAATTAAAGTTGCTGCTGAAAAAAGCACCAATGCATCCGTAAAACAAATCGGAAAATCACTAAACAATTGTTCAGAATTGATTGCAAAAATTTCTGAAACAATCTTTGATGATGCTCCTGTAAATATCAACAAAGGAAATGCTATTGCAAACGGAGTTTCACAAGAGTTGGATGATTTGCGTGCCATTTCTACTTCTGGAAAAGAATATTTAGACAATATGTTGGCTCGTGAAACAGAGCAAACAGGAATTACAAGTTTAAAAATTGCTTTTAATAATGTTTTCGGATATTATATCGAAGTTCGGAATACACATAAAGATAAAGTTCCTGAAGAATGGATTCGTAAACAAACTTTGGTAAATGCCGAGCGTTATATTACCGAGGAATTAAAAGAATACGAAACTAAAATTTTAGGAGCAGAAGAAAAAATTCAAACTTTAGAACAAGAAATATTTGCTAAACTGATTCAATATATTATCAATTTTGTACAACCGATTCAGCAAAATGCCAACGGAATTGCAAAATTAGATTGCTTATTGTCTTTTGCAAAAACTGCGATTGACAATAATTATGTGCGTCCGATTTTAGATGAAAGTACCGATTTAGAAATTAAAAACGGTCGTCATCCAGTCATAGAAAAACAATTGCCAATTGGCGAAGAATATATTGCTAATGATGTAGTTCTGAATAGAAATCAACAGCAAATTATTATGATTACCGGGCCAAATATGTCTGGTAAATCAGCTATTTTACGTCAAACTGCTTTGATTGTTTTACTAGCACAAATGGGAAGTTATGTTCCTGCACAAAATGCAAGAATTGGTGTTGTTGATAAAATTTTTACGCGTGTTGGCGCAAGCGATAATATTTCGATGGGCGAATCTACGTTTATGGTAGAAATGAACGAAACCGCATCGATTCTAAACAATATTTCTGAACGTAGTTTGGTGTTGTTAGATGAAATTGGACGCGGAACTTCTACCTACGACGGAATTTCAATTGCGTGGGCAATTGCAGAATATTTGCACGAACATCCATCACAAGCAAAAACATTATTTGCGACACATTATCACGAATTGAATGACATGACAGAAACTTTTAGTCGTGTTAAAAACTTTAATGTTTCTGTAAAAGAACTCAAAGACACCATTATTTTCTTACGTAAATTGGTTGCTGGTGGTTCTAATCATAGTTTCGGAATTCATGTAGCTAAATTGGCCGGAATGCCAACGCAGGTAATTCATAGAGCAAATAAAATATTAGAACAGTTAGAGAAAAATCATTCAAATAAAGAGGTAAAGGAAACTTTAAAAACGGTGCAACACGAAGAAATGCAATTGAGCTTTTTTCAACTTGATGATCCTTTGTTAGAAAACATCAAAGAAGAAATTTTATCAACCAATATTGATACGTTAACTCCGATTGAAGCCTTGATGAAGTTGAATGAGATTAAACGAATGTTGGTGAAGAAATAA